Part of the Pseudomonas chlororaphis genome, GCCCGGACAGCACCAGGTGCTGTTCCTGGCGGCGCCGCCGACCTTGATCACGCGCTTTCGCCAGGCCGGGGTCGACTGCCGCCATTGCGCCAATTGGGCCGAGCTGTTGCAGCACCTGCGCCAGCGCCGCGAGGACCGGCCGCTGATCAACACCCACAACTTCAAGGGGCTGTTGTTCGGCTGGTCCGCCGCCACGTTGCTGCGCCTGCCACTGGTGATCACCCAGCACGGCTTCACCCCGCGCAGCCCCAAGCAGCGCTTCTACACCTGGCTGAGCCTGCAACTGTGCCGCACCGGCTCGGTCAAGCGAGTGGTCTGCGTGGCCGAGAGCATTGCCGCCCTGCACCGCCAGGCCAGCGTGCGCGCGTCGAAACTCGACGTGATCCCCAACGGCTTGCCGGCGGTCACCGCGCCGCCGGCCCACCGCGCCGATGAACAGCGCTGGCGGGTCGGCTACGTCGGGCGCTTGAGCAGCGAGAAAGGCCCGGACCTGTTCCTCGACGCCATGATCCCGCTGTGCCAGCGGCATTCGTCACTGCATGCGGTGATGCTCGGCGACGGTCCGGAACGCCAGACGCTGCTCAAGCGCATCAACGACGCCGGCCTGCCGACGCGCATCGAGCTGCCGGGCTACCAGACCGACATGAACGCCTGGTGGAGTCGCCTCGATGCCCTGGTGATCAGCTCGCGCACCGAAGGCACGCCGATGATCCTGCTCGAAGCCATGCAGGCCGGTGTGCCGGTGGTGGCGTTCGGCGTCGGCGGCATTCCCGATGTCCTGCAGGACCGGCACAACGGCCTGCTCGCGACACCGGCCGACAGCCACGCACTGGCGCAACAGATCGAGACGCTGTTCAGCGAACCGCCCCTGGCGCGGATCCTCGCCGACAACGCCCGCCGCACCCAGCAGGATTGCTACGATCTGCGCACGCTGGCCGAGCGCTGGTCGCAGCTCTACATCCGCACGGCACAGGAGGCTCACCCATGATCGTCCCGCTCTCGATCATCAGCCTGCTGGGCCTGGCTTGCCTGGCGTTGCTGGCCAGTCCTTATCCGTTCCTGGCGCCAGGCGCGGTGCTGGGCCTGGTCGGTGTCGCCGTGCTGTACCGCAAGCCCGGCTGGGGGCTGCTGGGCATCGCCGCCCTGGTGCCCTTCGAAGGCCTGTTCAAGGACAACGCTTTCTCCGGCACCAAGTTCTTCGGCCTGGCCCTGGCGCTGATCCTGATGTTGCAACTGGCCGTGCACCAGATTCCCGCCACGCGCCTGCGCAGCAACATCTGGCGGCCGTTGATCGGCTTCATGCTGCTCTACGGCTTGAGCATGCTGCTGACGGAAAACATGGACTTGTCCATGACCCATTTTCGCGAACTGAGCGTGGGCCTGATCCTGTTCGGCATCACGTTGCTGATCGGTCGCGAACTGAACCTGGACATGTTTTGCCGCCTGGTGACGTTGAGCGTGACCGCCACCTGCGTGCTCGCGATGTTCTCGGCCAAGTACCAGGACCAGGGCCGCGCGTCCGGCCTGCTGGAAGACCCGAACGCCTTTGCCCTGCTAATCGCTTTCACCGTGCCACTGGCCCTGCTGCTGATCGTGCGTGGCCCGTACCTGCTGTACCGGTTGTTCTGGGGTGGCTGCCTCGTCCTGCTGCTGGGCGGGATGACCAAGACCGAATCGCGCTCGGGGTTGGTGGTGCTGCTGCTCAGCCTGATCATCGGCCTGTACCACTACCGCGCGCAGTTGCCACGGATCCGTCCGCGGCACCTGGGGTTCGCGATGCTCGGGCTGGCGCTGATGGTCCCGCTGGCGGTCGCGGTGCTGCCGGCCGGCTACGTGGCACGCATCCAGTCGCTGAGCATCCTCAGTGCCGGCGCCAATGCCCACAAGGACGAGTCCCTCGGACGGCGCGCCTCGTACATCGTGGTCGGCAGCCAGATGATCCGCGAGAACCCGGTGCTGGGCGCAGGCCCTGGGACCTTCCCCCTGCACTACGCACCCACCGGTTACGCCAAGGCGTTCTCGGCCAATCGCAAGCTGGGGGACCTGTATCGCCGGGCCCACAACACTTACCTGGAGATTTTCAGTGAGATCGGCATACCGGGCGGCTTGATGTTCGTCGGCATGCTCGGCCTGGGCCTGTACAACCTGATGCACGCCCGCCAGCTCTGGCTGCAACGCCGGGACTGGGCGCAAGCCGACCTGCTGACGCACCTGGGCATGAGCTTCCTGTCGCTGACCCTTTTCCTGATGTTCCTCAGTGCGCCGAACCACAAGTTGCTGTGGATCATGCTCGCCCTCACCAGCGTGCTGCGCTACGAAGCCGAACAGGGCGCGCCACGGGAGACCCAGCCATGAAGCGGATCAGCATCGTCATCCCGATGTACAACGAGGCCCGACACATTGGCCGGACACTGCTGGCGGCCCGGGAAGCGGCGCGTCAGGCCGAGCTGGAGTGCGAGCTGATCGTGGTGGACAACGGTTCCGACGACCGCGGCCCACACATCGCCAGCGAGCTGGGCGCACGGGTGCTGATCGTGCCCGGCGTGCACATCGGCGCGCTGCGCAACCGCGGTGCGGCGGTGGCTCACGGCGACTGGCTGGCGTTCATCGACGCCGACATCGAAATGCCGGCCAACTGGCTCAAGCTGCTGCTGGAACTCGAAGGCCAGCAGGGCGATGTGCTCGGCCTCGACCTGGACACGCCGCGCCAAGCCCCCTGGTTCGCCGAAGCCTGGCAACGTCGCAGCCAGCGTCCGGGGGCCCATCGCCTGCACCGGGTGCAGTGGCTGCCCAGCGCCAACCTGTTGCTGCGCCGCACCTGGTTCGCCCAGATCGGCGGTTTCGACGAAACCCTGCGCACCGGCGAGGACAAGGATTTTTCCCTGCGTCTGCGCCAGGCCGGCGCGCAGCTGCTGCTGGTCAACGAAAGCGTGGCCCTGCACTGGGGTTACGAAGGCAGCTGGCGCGAATGGATGAGCAAGGAGTTGTGGCGCCAGGGCAGTCATCTGCAACTGCTGCGCAGCCATGGCCCGAGCCTGCGGCTGTTGCGCTTCCCGGCGCTGTCCGTGGGCGCCTGGGCGCTGGACGTCCTGGCCCTGCTCGCCTTGCTCCAGGGCCAGCCGCGTCTAGCCCTGATGCTGCTGCTGATCACCGCACTCCCGCCGCTGTTGCTCAGCCTGCGCCAGAGCCGGCGTGACCCGCGCCTGACCCTGCAACTGTGGGCCTTGCACGGGGTGCGCCTGCACCTGACCGGCGCCGCGTTGCTGCTCAACCTTTGTCATTGGAACGTCAGGAGACCTGCCCGTGGCTGAATTCATCTATTGGTCGTGCCTGTTGCTGCCGGTGTACGCCTACCTCGGCTACCCGGTGATCCTGAGCCTGCTAGCCCCCTTGTTTCCGCTGCGCTACTACGCCAAGGCGGTGCCGATGGACGTCAGCATCGTGATTGCCGCCCACAATGAGGCGCGGCACATCGAACAGAAGCTGCGCACCTTGCTGGCCCAGGATTACCGGGCCCATTCGCTGCAGATCATCCTGGCCAGCGACGGCTCCAGCGACGACACAGTGGCCTGCGCGCGCAACGTGGCGGACCCGCGCATCACCGTGCTCGACCTGCCCCGCCAAGGCAAGGCCGCCGCCCTCAACACCGGGGTGGCCCACAGCCGCGGCGCGATCCTGGTGTTCACCGACGCCGACAACCAATGGGCCACCGACACCCTCGGCCACCTGTTGGCGCCGCTGAGCGACCCGGAAGTGGGCGCGTGTGCCGGGCACATGGAAATCCCCGTGCCAGGCAAAGGCCTGAGCCTGGGCGACAGCCTGTATCGCCACTACGAAGGCTGGCTGCGCCGGGTGGAAAGCCGCACCGGTTGCATGGTGTCGGCCGACGGTGCGCTGTTGGCACTGCGGCGCGAACTGTTCGAACCCATACCGGCGCAGGTCAACGATGACTTCTTCCTCAGCACCTGCGCGCCGGCCGCCGGCAAGAGCATCGTCTATGCGCCACGGGCTCGGGTGCTCGACCAGGGCGTGGACGAGGCCGACAAGCAGTTCCGTCGCCGCCAGCGGGTCACCGTCGGCGGCCTGCAAAGCCTGGCCCAGCGGCGCGCGCTGCTCAACCCACTGCGTCATGGGCTCTACGCCATCGGGTTGATCAGCCACAAGTTGATCCGCCGCCTGGCGCCGGTGCTGCTGCTGCCGTTGCTGCTGAGCAATGCCTGGCTGTGGAACGAGCATCCGTTCTATCGCCTGAGCCTGCTGGCACAACTGATCGGCTACAGCATGGCGCTGCTCGGGCTGATGGACTCGCAACACCGCCTGCCCAAACCCTTTCGCCTGGCCGCGTTCGTGCTGGTGACGCTGGCGGGCATGAGCATCGGGCTGTGGCAGTTTCTGCGGGGCCAGCGCTACAGCCAATGGAACCCCGAGCAGAACCGCTGAAAAGGAGGATGGCCGATGTCGATCAAACACGTTTTCAAGCGCACCGGCGGTTGGCTGTACCTGAACACGGCCCTGGGTCGCGGGCCCTTGCGCGGTGCCGGGGTGATCCTGATGCTGCACCGGGTGCTGAGCAACGACCGCGCCGCCGAACTGCCCCATCGCAACGAGCTGTGCGTCGGCCCGGAAGCCTTCGAGCACCTGCTGCTCTGGCTGCAACGCCACTTCGATTGCGTGCCCTTGATGACGCTGCTGCTGGCCGACCCGGAACACGTGCCGAACCGCCCACGGGTGGCACTGACCTTCGACGACGGCTGGCGCGACAACGCCATGAATGCCTTTCCACTGCTGCGCCAGTACCAGGTGCCGGCGAGTATTTTCCTGTCCACGGACTTCATCGGCAGCCGTCAACATTTCTGGTGGGAAACCCTCGGCGAAACCCTCTGGGGCAGCCACGGCCAGGTGGCGCGTCACTCGCTGATCGAACATTTGCATCAAGTCGGCCGGCCACTGCCGGTGCTGCTCGATGACATCGACGACGACCGCCGCAGCCTGGCGCTCGTGCACTACCTGCAAAGCCTCAAGAGCCTCGACCCACAGGTGCTGAGCGACCTCACCGAAAGCTGTCCCCATGGCGCCCAGCCCCAGGCGCTGGACTGGTCCCAAGTACGCATGCTGGAAGACTCCGGCCTGATTCGCTTCGGCCCTCACGGCGCCAGCCACGCGATCCTCACCGGGCTGGACGACCAGCGCCTGCACGAAGAACTGTCGCGCAGCCGCATCGCCCTGGAAAACGGCTGCGCACAACCCCTGCCGGTGTATTGCTACCCCAACGGCGACCACGATGCCCGCGTGCGCCAGCAGGTGGCCGCCCACGGTTATCCGTTTGCCCTGGGTACCGAGACCGGCCTGTACCGCCACGACGGCGACCCCTTGAACCTGCCGCGCTTCGGCGTCAGCCAACGCAACGCTCATCACCCTGAACTGCTGGCCTGGCGAATTCGCCGAGGAACACGCTCATGAGCCGTGGTCATTACCTCAAGCATCTGCTGTTGAGCATGGGGACGCGCCTGGCGATGATCGGCCTGCGCCTGCTGCGTAATGTGCTGCTGGCACGGGTGCTCGGGCCCAGCGAACGCGGACTGTTCGCCCTGCTCAGCACCCTGCCGGACCTGATCAGCGCCGCCACCAGCGGCGGCCTGAACTCCGCCGTCGGCTACCAGGCAGCACAGCAGCGTTCGATGGGTTTGTTGCTCAGCCAGGTGCTGGTGTTCGGTTGCCTGCTGGCCGGGCTGCTGACCTTGCTGGTGGTAGCGCTGGCGCGCGAGTTTGGCACTGACCTGGACGTCACCACACAATTGGGGTTACTGGCCTGGCTGCTGTTGCTCGCCGTGCCGTTGACCGTGCTCAAGAGCGGCCTGCTGACCCTGCACAACGCGTCCGGCAGCGTCGGCGCCTTTAATGCCCTGCGCCTGGTGGAATCGGTAGCGCCGCTGTTGCTGTTCCTGGCGTTGTTCTGGCTCTGGAAAGACGCGGCCCTGGAAGCGGCGTTGATCAGTTGGCTGGCCGGCCTGAGCCTGGTGGTGCTGGCCGGTTGGGTCTGGCTGTGCCGGGACCAGGACGTCACCCTGCAATGGGATCGCAGCGGCCAGAACGAGCTGCTGCGCTACGGCGCCCGCAGCCACCCGGACCTGTTGTTCCAGCAAGTGATCTTGCGCTCCGACTACCTGTTCATCGGCGCCCTGCTGGGCAGCACCGCCCTGGGTCACTACGCGATGGCCAGCGCCGCCGCCGAGCTGCTGCTGATCGTGCCGGAAGCCGTCACCACACCGCTGATGAAGCGCCTGTTGCAGCAGGACCGGGACATGCAGCGCCTGACCCCACTGGCCTTGCGCCTGACCGCCACGGTGATGCTGGGGGCCTGCCTGAGCATGGCCTTGATCGGCGAATGGTTGATCGTCACCTTGTTCGGCGTCGCCTACCAACCGGCGTATCCGGCGCTGCTGGCACTGCTGCCGGGGCTGTTCGGGCTGTGCTACGCGAGCATCCTGCGCCTGGACCTGCTGGGCAAGAACCGGCCCGGTGCTGTCTCGTTTTTGATGGGCTTGGGGGCGCTGCTGAACCTGGCGCTGAATGTGTTGCTGATCCCGCGCTATGGCATCGTCGGTGCCGCCGCCGCATCGTCCATCGCCTACCTGGGCGTGACCCTGGCGCTGCTGGCGATGTATTGCCGCCTCAGCGGCGTGGCGCCGTGGCAGACACTGATCATCCTGCCCAGCGATTTACTGCCGATGCGCCAGATGCTACTGGGGAAATCGGCATGAAGTTTCCTGGCGCCTGGCCGTGCGCCTTCGCGAGCTGGCTCGCATCCACAGGCGCGGCACCGAACCCTGTGGGAGCGAGCTTGCTCGCCAAAAGGACGACGCGGCACTGGGCGTTGGGCGCCTGCCTGTGGGCGCTGGCGCTCTCGGCCCATGGCGCATCCATGGCCTGGACCGGCATTCGCGACGGCAGCCTGTACTTGCAGACCGATCGGCCAGACACCGTGACCGTGCGCTGGGTGCCGGCCTGGCAAGCCAACGCCAATGCCGAGCATATCTACCTGCTCAATGGCCAGGGCCGCCTGGTGGGTGAACGCCTCATCAAGGCCGAGCAGGAACGCGGCGAGCAGCAATGGCCCTTGCTGCCCGGCCCCGCCAGCTATCGGCTGGAAATCCCCGGCTACAGTTTCCGTCGCTATACCCTTGAACACGATGCACGCACCCAGGCGCTGTTCGCCCCGGCCAAGGTGCACTTCAGCGCCGAAGCCCATGACGGCGACGAACTGTACTTCAAGGTCGCCGCGGGCGAGCGTGCCGTGCTGGCGGGCAAGTTCCACGGTGGCGTGCGCGGCCTGCAAGCCCGGCGCGTGGCCGACGGCAAACAACTGCAACTGAACCTCAAGCCGTACCCCGCCTATTGGCAGTTCGACCAAGTGGCCCTGCCGGTCGCCGACGTCGAGCAGGTCTGGCGCCTGCACTTGCTGGGCAACGGCAAGGCGGCGTTCTGGCTGGACGGCACTGCCAACCTGTTCGCCCAAGCCCCGGCGCAACTGCAGCCGCTTCGCGAAGCCCCGGGGCACGTGCAGTTGAAGGTCTACCCCGAGGTGCTGGGCAACACGCCGAAACTGGGGATTTCGCTGCCTTACGTCATGCCGCCGCCCGCCGCCTACGCGGTCATCGATGCACTCAAGCCCCAGGCGGCCAGTTACTACAGCATGGTCGACGTGACCGCCGCCAAGCCCGACCACGAGGATCGGTTCCGGCGCCTGTACCAGGATCGCTTCGGCATCAACCAGGACATTACCCTGCTCGCCGGCAGCGGACGCAAGGCCGACCTTGTGGCCGATCGGACCAGCAACAGCGGCCTGCAAGCCTGGCTCAAGTCCACCCGCGCCCTGGGCGGCAAAGGCGTGCATTACTTAGGTTTCGCCGATGAGCCGAACCTCAACTACCCCGACTTCGCCAGTTATCAGGCGGTGTTCGAGAGCATGGCCAATGAGGTCCGCGCCCTGCCCGCCAACGTCCGCGCGGGGGTGCGCATCGCGATCCCGGCCAGCTCCCGGTTCACCAACGGTCCGCTGGCCGAAAACGCCGCCGACAAACTCGGCATCGACTGGGCCCGGCGCCTGCTGGCCCAGTACGGCGACCAGGTCGACGCCCTGGCCTGGCATGAATGGATGATTCGCGACCTGTTGGCGACACGGGTGTATCGCAGCAGTGTGCGGCGCGCCGCCAGGCTGGTGGGCCTGGACGCCACGGGCCGGCCACGCAAGGCGCTGCTGCTGGACCAGACCAATATGTCCAGCGGCTCGAGCCTGAGCCCCTACGACCAGGAAACCCACTACGCCGCCCTGTGGTGGACCTCGGTGGTGATCAACGCCTCCGCCGATGGCCTGCTCGACATGCTCAACTGGTTCCAGGCCGCCGACGAGCCGGAGTATCCCAAGGGCATGGTGAGGGTCCTGGACAACGATCGCTTCGAGCTCAAGCCGGTGGGCCTGGCCCAGCAGTTCATCCAGCAGCACTGGTTCGACCAGGTGTTACGCCTGGACAACGACGCCTTCGAAGTCGACGCACTGGCCATGGCCACCGGCATGCAGCGCGGCCTGCTGGGCGTGAACAAAAGCACCCGGGCGCAACAGGTCGATATCGACGCCGGGCTCTGTCCACAGGCGCAGGCAACCCTGGTGTATTTCGGCCCGGACAACCGCAGCCGCAGCGCCTCATTCACCTGCGAAGCTGGGCAAATCCATTTTCTATTGCCAGGCCAAACCCTGTTTGCCCTGGGCTGGACCACCTCTTCCATTCCTCAACCCGCCACCCGTCAGGAGGCACCATGAACGTACTGCAGAAACTGCGTGATCGCATCCAGAAGAAAGGCCTGCGCGCCGTGTTCAAACAGGTGATCCGGCACTTCGTGTTTTTCCACTCGCAACTGGTGTGGCTGGAACACGACGTGCGAGTCCCGCTACCGCCCCATAACCTCAAGCCCTACCCGCCGGCGCGCCGGGAATTCATCACGGTCAGCAATGCCGACGCGTTTGCCAAGTACTTCGGCGACCGCGTCGAAACCATGCGCGAACTGGCGGCCGAAGGCTACACCGGCTTGATGTACCTGGACGGCCAGGGCGACGCCGTGGGGTTTGCCTGGGGCAGTACCCGAGATTATTTCGATCGGCATTTCTATCGCTGCCTGTTCCCGATCAAGCCGGGCGAGTATTTCCAGTTCGGTGGGGAGATGACCCGCGCTTACTGGGGAACCCAGATGTCGGCGGACGTCCAGCAGGACATGTGGAGGATCATGGCGGAAAAAGGCTGCACCAAGATGGTCGATGTCTGCGACTTGCAGAACATCCCGGCGATCAAGATGCACATCCGCATGGACTTCAAGGAGCGCGGCCAGATCACTCACGTGTATTGCCTGTTCGGGCGCTGGCGCTTCTTCCGCGATACGTTCTACACCGGCTCGGTGCTGGATACCTTTCGCAAACCGGCCCAGCCCGCCCCCACGGCGGCGGCGGCCTGATGGCAATCCGCTTCGAATGGCGACGCTCACTGCTCGCCACGGACTTCCCGGCAACGGCTTATGAGCAGCTGCGCACCCGGGTGGCCGACTACACGCCGTTCAATAACCTGGCCTGGCTGCAAGCGGCGGAACTGGCGCTGCAACCCGGCCAGGACCTGCACGTGCTGCTGGGCTGGCAAGACCAGGCGCTGAGCCTGTGCCTGCCCCTGGTCAGCGCGCGCGAGCGCATCGGCGGGCTGCGGTTCCGGGTGCTGCGTCACCTGGGTCATCCGCTGGCGGACCGCATCGCCCTGCTGGTGCGCGTCGACGCTGACAGCATGGGCCAGGCGTTGATGCAGATCCGGCAACAACTGCCCCACGCGTTGCTGCAATTGAATGAAGTGGTCGAGGCCGTCGGCGAGCAAAGCGCGCTGAGTGCCTGGATGGCATTGAGCTCCACCGGGGAGCGGCGGTTGAGC contains:
- a CDS encoding glycosyl transferase family 2, whose amino-acid sequence is MAEFIYWSCLLLPVYAYLGYPVILSLLAPLFPLRYYAKAVPMDVSIVIAAHNEARHIEQKLRTLLAQDYRAHSLQIILASDGSSDDTVACARNVADPRITVLDLPRQGKAAALNTGVAHSRGAILVFTDADNQWATDTLGHLLAPLSDPEVGACAGHMEIPVPGKGLSLGDSLYRHYEGWLRRVESRTGCMVSADGALLALRRELFEPIPAQVNDDFFLSTCAPAAGKSIVYAPRARVLDQGVDEADKQFRRRQRVTVGGLQSLAQRRALLNPLRHGLYAIGLISHKLIRRLAPVLLLPLLLSNAWLWNEHPFYRLSLLAQLIGYSMALLGLMDSQHRLPKPFRLAAFVLVTLAGMSIGLWQFLRGQRYSQWNPEQNR
- a CDS encoding glycosyl transferase family 1 — its product is MNAPFGPTRHSSPLSIIHLLDSGGFYGAERMLLDHCLATPGQHQVLFLAAPPTLITRFRQAGVDCRHCANWAELLQHLRQRREDRPLINTHNFKGLLFGWSAATLLRLPLVITQHGFTPRSPKQRFYTWLSLQLCRTGSVKRVVCVAESIAALHRQASVRASKLDVIPNGLPAVTAPPAHRADEQRWRVGYVGRLSSEKGPDLFLDAMIPLCQRHSSLHAVMLGDGPERQTLLKRINDAGLPTRIELPGYQTDMNAWWSRLDALVISSRTEGTPMILLEAMQAGVPVVAFGVGGIPDVLQDRHNGLLATPADSHALAQQIETLFSEPPLARILADNARRTQQDCYDLRTLAERWSQLYIRTAQEAHP
- a CDS encoding glycosyl transferase family 2 encodes the protein MKRISIVIPMYNEARHIGRTLLAAREAARQAELECELIVVDNGSDDRGPHIASELGARVLIVPGVHIGALRNRGAAVAHGDWLAFIDADIEMPANWLKLLLELEGQQGDVLGLDLDTPRQAPWFAEAWQRRSQRPGAHRLHRVQWLPSANLLLRRTWFAQIGGFDETLRTGEDKDFSLRLRQAGAQLLLVNESVALHWGYEGSWREWMSKELWRQGSHLQLLRSHGPSLRLLRFPALSVGAWALDVLALLALLQGQPRLALMLLLITALPPLLLSLRQSRRDPRLTLQLWALHGVRLHLTGAALLLNLCHWNVRRPARG
- a CDS encoding polysaccharide biosynthesis protein; this translates as MSRGHYLKHLLLSMGTRLAMIGLRLLRNVLLARVLGPSERGLFALLSTLPDLISAATSGGLNSAVGYQAAQQRSMGLLLSQVLVFGCLLAGLLTLLVVALAREFGTDLDVTTQLGLLAWLLLLAVPLTVLKSGLLTLHNASGSVGAFNALRLVESVAPLLLFLALFWLWKDAALEAALISWLAGLSLVVLAGWVWLCRDQDVTLQWDRSGQNELLRYGARSHPDLLFQQVILRSDYLFIGALLGSTALGHYAMASAAAELLLIVPEAVTTPLMKRLLQQDRDMQRLTPLALRLTATVMLGACLSMALIGEWLIVTLFGVAYQPAYPALLALLPGLFGLCYASILRLDLLGKNRPGAVSFLMGLGALLNLALNVLLIPRYGIVGAAAASSIAYLGVTLALLAMYCRLSGVAPWQTLIILPSDLLPMRQMLLGKSA
- a CDS encoding polymerase; protein product: MIVPLSIISLLGLACLALLASPYPFLAPGAVLGLVGVAVLYRKPGWGLLGIAALVPFEGLFKDNAFSGTKFFGLALALILMLQLAVHQIPATRLRSNIWRPLIGFMLLYGLSMLLTENMDLSMTHFRELSVGLILFGITLLIGRELNLDMFCRLVTLSVTATCVLAMFSAKYQDQGRASGLLEDPNAFALLIAFTVPLALLLIVRGPYLLYRLFWGGCLVLLLGGMTKTESRSGLVVLLLSLIIGLYHYRAQLPRIRPRHLGFAMLGLALMVPLAVAVLPAGYVARIQSLSILSAGANAHKDESLGRRASYIVVGSQMIRENPVLGAGPGTFPLHYAPTGYAKAFSANRKLGDLYRRAHNTYLEIFSEIGIPGGLMFVGMLGLGLYNLMHARQLWLQRRDWAQADLLTHLGMSFLSLTLFLMFLSAPNHKLLWIMLALTSVLRYEAEQGAPRETQP
- a CDS encoding polysaccharide deacetylase; its protein translation is MSIKHVFKRTGGWLYLNTALGRGPLRGAGVILMLHRVLSNDRAAELPHRNELCVGPEAFEHLLLWLQRHFDCVPLMTLLLADPEHVPNRPRVALTFDDGWRDNAMNAFPLLRQYQVPASIFLSTDFIGSRQHFWWETLGETLWGSHGQVARHSLIEHLHQVGRPLPVLLDDIDDDRRSLALVHYLQSLKSLDPQVLSDLTESCPHGAQPQALDWSQVRMLEDSGLIRFGPHGASHAILTGLDDQRLHEELSRSRIALENGCAQPLPVYCYPNGDHDARVRQQVAAHGYPFALGTETGLYRHDGDPLNLPRFGVSQRNAHHPELLAWRIRRGTRS